From the Chloroflexota bacterium genome, the window CCATGTGGCGGTGCATGGGCTGTTCGATCTGGAGGTGACGGCGCGCGGGGATCTGGAGGTGGACGAACATCACACCGTGGAGGATGTGGCTATCGTCCTGGGGCAGGCGCTGGACCAGGCGCTGGGGGATCGGCGCGGCCTGGTGCGCATGGGGCATGCGTATGTGCCCATGGACGAAGCGCTGGCGTTCGTCGCCGTGGACCTCAGCGGGCGGCCGTACGCGGTGATCGAGGCGGAGTGGCACACGCCTGCCATCGGGCGGATGGGCACGTCGCTCATCCCGCATTTCCTGGAGACGCTGGCGGTGCACGGGCGGATGAACCTGCACGCCCGGGTGTTGTATGGCCGGGATGATCACCATCAGGCCGAGGCGCTGTTCAAGGCGCTGGGCCGGGCGCTAGACCAGGCGACGATGCTGGACCCCCGGCGGGGCGAGGTGCCGTCTACGAA encodes:
- the hisB gene encoding imidazoleglycerol-phosphate dehydratase HisB, translated to MSRVAHVRRQTGETEIEVTLNVDGTGQHRVQTGVGFLDHLLSHVAVHGLFDLEVTARGDLEVDEHHTVEDVAIVLGQALDQALGDRRGLVRMGHAYVPMDEALAFVAVDLSGRPYAVIEAEWHTPAIGRMGTSLIPHFLETLAVHGRMNLHARVLYGRDDHHQAEALFKALGRALDQATMLDPRRGEVPST